GGCAATCGGGGACTTATATCCACATtcgtggagaggtggcacaagGAAACTAGCAGTTTCCATCTTCTTGTGGGGGAGGTTAGCATCACCCTGGATGATTTGGCATCTCTGCTTCATCTTCCTACTGTTGGCGCCTTCCATACCTTCGAGCCTCTGCATGTCGACGAGGTCGTGTTGATGTTGGTTGAGTTACTAGAGGTCTACGGAGAGGCAGCCAGGGATGAGACAGCACAGTGTCATGGACCATACATACACCTATCTTGGCTACGAGATATATATCAGAGTAGATGTCAAGCTAGACATTGGAATCCTGCAGCTCGTGCCTATGTTCTTCATCTTttaggttgcactctttttgctaacaagagtgcaacccatGTTCATGTTGTCTTCTTAGACGCTCTACGTGACTTGAGTCAGAGTGGGAGCTATGCATAGGgagtgatgtgtcattattttcccctatttcttaaccctttttgtcaccattttaattaatgattagccttaattgtcaaattaattatgcagttttatcatttgggcctacttgactaattttgtgtttttaatttaatttcaggagaattataagcaattgggattggacttgaagagagcagacaattttattttatcaaatcttatcttatccatattttatttcatatagattttatttcgtccagattttatttcatccaatcttatcttatcttgtccagattttattttatttcgtttatagGCATGGACTTAAaagagatttgtaagctttggggctaaggacctatataacagcaccagggttttagtttagggagatttttttggagaggagaataattttagggttttgcaaTTTCAGGTTTACTGTTCATGtgcactgttcacgtagcaataaaattcgttttctgcaatttcgttttctgcttcaatttgcaatttcattttctgcttccaattgtaattttgttttatgctgattaatggaatgctaagtctccaacattgttttctcttgaggatcaagcaaaAATCTccttgaggttttgttattactattgaattctgatcagtttttcctcttcaccaattactctgtatttgttgctattaatccatgcatgcttagtgcttgattaattgtctatgcgcttaatttacgttcatgcttaatgatcagtttc
This region of Glycine max cultivar Williams 82 chromosome 7, Glycine_max_v4.0, whole genome shotgun sequence genomic DNA includes:
- the LOC102667617 gene encoding protein MAIN-LIKE 1-like — translated: MLGRHHNLAPADNFKASPDIEESALLLLSNVSSGREDRHDSDDAPQRRRPTASARRPHDPSVLTEYADHVAISTWNGEKCPELKLFSHGSKVQKFGRSAPEIEGLVAATRLSPLISCSIDTGNRGLISTFVERWHKETSSFHLLVGEVSITLDDLASLLHLPTVGAFHTFEPLHVDEVVLMLVELLEVYGEAARDETAQCHGPYIHLSWLRDIYQSRCQARHWNPAARAYVLHLLGCTLFANKSATHVHVVFLDALRDLSQSGSYA